AactcatttttgttttgtgcatGGATGGTCTCGACTGATTAGGCTTTATGAAAATGTTGTACGCTtctaatttactaaaaaaaattaaactagataaataaataaataaaggcaATAAACAGAAGTGTTGAGTTTGGGCGCCTCGCACCCTGTAGTAAGCCTTCGTCattctgaaaatataaaaaagtttttgatatcAAATTTAAGATGTATAATATTCAGATATATGAGGTGTGTTGAGAAGATAACGAGTTTTCTAAAGTTATAAATTTCGCGGGTTTGGAGAGTccaattgtaatattttttattatattgataaAAATGCCCTGAAGTACGATAAAACCGCTGAAAGAGCTAAAGACTAACCCAAAAATCGAGTTCAAGAAAGAAGCGCTGGCATGGGTGCATAATATCTATTTTGAAATCGACAATATTAATGTGGACGATtgaattaatacttttttaaaaaccGAATATTAAAATTGCGGATTCTAAAAGCAATGGACGCTACAAACAGGTCCTTAAAATCTACGCACAGAAAATCTACTAATTTAGTACACTAAAAGGcagggatagataccgagagttcagaaggaaagcgagacgcatttgcagacaaaaaaatgaGATGTCGAAATGCTttagtacgaagagcttgacaagctggccgacaggggtaatgctcgaaaattctacgaaaagattcggcgactaacagaaggtttcaagaccggagcatactcttatagaacccccagaggcgtaaaattatggagaaaACCCTTCTCCAATCTGCTGAATaccagtgaaagcataacaccaggagatatcgaacccgattctccaatgGATGACGACGGAGCAGACGTTCCGTTgaccgaccatgaagaagttcgaatagcaattacacgtctgaagaacaacaaagcggcggtggccgatggattgccggccgagctattcaaatattcaaatggagaagaactgataaggagcatgcatcagcttctttgtagaatatggtcgaacgaaagcatgctcgacgatttgaatttaagtgtgctctgccttatccacaaaaagggagaccccacaatctgcgcctactgccgtgggataagcctcctcaacatcgcatataaagttctatcgagcgtactgtgtgaaaggtTAATGCCCACCGTCAGCAAAtcaattggaccttatcagtgtggcttttggcctggaaaatcaacaattgaccaaatattcaccatgcgccaaatcttgaaaaaggcCCGTGAAAACACACTTCAccccttcgtcgattttaaagcagtttttgatagcacgaaaaggagctgcctttatgctgctagatctgaatttggtatccccgcaaaactaatacggctatgtacaCCGACGTTGAACAATactgctggaaaaaataattcgagctgcagaacaggttctacttcggactgagtaagaaattgagaagtaaagtcctctctcgacgaacaaagaccaaaaaaCTCTCGTAGTGACTCAGCATTCCCGTCCCGCTGTGTGGTGCaaaggcatgaacgatgacaacatctgttaAGCcggcgttacaagttttcgagagaaaggttctgcggaagatttatggtcctttggacgtttgcaacggcgaatatcgcaggcaatagaacgatgagcagtacgagatatacgacaactttgacatagttcagcgaattaagaggcatCGGCAAGtatcgactggcgcgctgttgtaagctcggctataaccggGTACGCGGtgagtaaagaagaagaagaattcagGAGAATGCGAAACCGACAAAACTTTAAGAGTTTATTTGGTTTGGTGTGTGCTAAAAAGTTTACAACGTTTGGTAAGGAAAACTGTTGTTAATACTTCCAAAATTTACCAACACAAACTCACCCATTTTCAAATGCAAACATCTACTCTCTCCACGAAAATACGTTACAGTTAGGCAATCAGCGTCGGcacaatttttgaaactttaGCTCACACAAGTGGGAGCGGTATCCATGCACTAAGCTCTAAGCTAGAATGGATTCGCTCTTTTATACTTTTCTCTCAGCACAAAAGCATATGTGGACACTCATACAAGTGCAGTGTATcctttaatacaatttaaattttccgcCTAACTGAGTGTCAAGTAATATGCTATCAGGCTGCGCTCAACCGgcgctaaataaaattaatcattCTCTGTATTGAGTGTTCGATTTAATTTCCTTTGATTGGTTTCTTCTTATCACAAATGTGCACTTGCGCCAACACACATATTGTTAGAATCGTAAGGGAAAGGGATTTCTAAATGGAAAGGGTTTTCTaaggaatttattaattttatatttcgccataaaagtggcaaaatttaaaaaaaaaaaataaaaaaaatgtaacattcaATAAACAGAGAGTGAAGTTAAGCTTACTTGACTAGCACTTTGGCCGAGTTTCTCTTCCTTAAACTGTTCGCATAACAGACTTTGCCAGCATTGAACCGCTTGCAAACGTCTACTGCATTTAGAGCGCAGCTTTTTGATCAGAAATTGGAAATTTGGgagtaaaaaacttaaaatactcaaattttatatttttttattcgccGGCGTTCGAACTCTGGACCCATCTGCTGGTAGTCATGCACTCATTGCCCACGATCATGAAACGGTCGTAAGGGCGatttatttttgtcaattttgaaaatatgatatGTCAAATTTATTGTACGGTAATTTTTGCCACTTCATTACTTCCTCAAGTCACAAAAATGTGAATGAAACccttttttatgaatgaatgaagtacttaaatacatacatacaaacaaattgaTTTCAAATAATGTAAGGTTATTTTTATACGATATACTAAATAAGAGTCATAAATTATGTATTAGTTGACGGTTAAATAGTttcagatttaaaaataaaaatccaaaatgCTTTGACGTCACATGCTGACGTGATATATGAACAGATTATTGACAAATATAGTTTAGGTTATGTTAAATGGCTGTTTCCTCATCATCATGGTGAGGAATCAGGCTTAGACTGTTATGTACACTATGTACAGTCAGATTAAAAAAACTCTGGATATCAGCTAGCGGTCCCCTGAGTAGTACGACATCTGTTTAGGTGTTTTATTTCTACTTGTATTTTCGCTATTTCACCTGGATGTCTAAAAGTAAAAGGGCATGAGGTTTTCTGCCTTGAACTGACAAAGATTCCATTCTTCCTCGAATATCAGTGTTAAAATGATTCTATCTCGTCTTCTTCCAGCTGGTAAGATATTCAATCTTACTGCATGAATCCCGATcggacagtgtccagttagaacGCCGCTAACCTTTGAAAGGTGGCTTTGCTGAGAGCGAAGAATTTACTAGACTTCTTACTATTTACTATGTGCGAGAATAACCTTGCGATAGttgaccaacgcttgctgagctgGTCCGAGACACGGGGGTTTAGTAGCAAATCACAGGAAGCCACCGAAAGCTTCTAGCCGTTAGCAATCCGCAGTTATTGAGACTGAAGTACCTGTCCTAGCAGACTGATCAGCCTTACAGTTTCCTGCAATATCGCCTTGCTTTCATCTAAGTACCAAGTACCCAGATTCTCAGATTCTGTGCCATAATTGCTGTGATTCTTACACACAAATACTGATTAGAGTAGCTCGTTGAACACTCACCAATTTTTTCGCGTGTGTAGTTTTTCAAGTGCCTTCCACCAAATAAAATCCCGTGGAACATTATAGGCTTAACTAAGAAGTACATTTGATGAGAGCCCCCACCAGCAGTATATGGCAACCGATACCTTGCTCCTTCCTCGATGAAGGATCCCTAGGTACTTAACTCTGTCGGCAGGCCGAAGATGCGATTCTCTCATTAATGGTGAATGCGCCTACTCTACTTTGGCTTTACAGTGAATAAAACCAGTTCGGTTTAGATAGGATTAATAAAAAGCTCGTTTTCAGCTGCTCAGTTGCTTACGATTCTATAATACCCCTGATTAGCTCGTACACGGTATTCAGAGATATTCCCTTAACGATGATATTCCCTTAACGGTGAGAACTATGTCTTCCGTGGTCCAATCACCAGGGAGTCGACTTCCTCCAGCTTTTCCAGAATATCATTAACAATTATGATCCAGAGAAGTTGCAAGAGAACTCCACCTTGTGTGGGCAAAGGTAGGTCTGTGATTTGGTTTTGAATTGAACctaaagcatctcatcttcaaACTCCACTACATTCCGCCACTATCGTTTTATTGCAGTGAAATTTGAAGATGAGATGCTTAAGGTTCGGTTCAAAACCAAACCACTGACCTACCTTTGCAATAGGAATGATGTGCCCTTGAaagtccatttcttgagatacTACTAAGTGCAAAAGAGGAGAGATTGATGAGTCCAAACTCCTTGTCCGACACATGCGATCTCCTACCGTCCATTAGGATGAACGCAACCcgcaatgaaaaatatatttttcgactAAATTAAGAAGTTGTCGGAAACGCTTAATAGCAAAGAAATTTGATAATCGGATTAGTTGAGAAACTGTTTTCCAAAGGAGAGTTAAGCACCcctaaaaatgtatatttgtggATGCTTCATGGATTTGCTCATGGATTTAGGGTTTTGAGGTGTTTCACAGAACACTCTCGAAGGGGAAAATTACCATGATTGGATACTGCAAGAAGACAATGTTCCATAACATAGGAGCAGATTCTGTAGTTCAACCAAATGAACGGTATGGTTACTATAGATTAGCGATCACAGTCGCCAGACGAAGATATAACGTCAACAAAACATACCTTTACGTCGCTTCCTGTGAAATGTGCAGAAAATTTAGATGCGGTTGCGGTCAAATATGTCAGGCTATACCAGAAAGCGCGGGAGATTGGAGCAAGTATTGAATAAACGACGACTATAAACAATGAATTTtctataattacaaaatttctcCCTGAAAAAAAGCGTTTGATCaacaaattttctcaaaacGAAATGCTGTTATTTAAAAGTTCgtgaatttaaaacaatttcatcacttgttattaataaattaactaCTGTACTCCACTGGCGTCCAGTTATTTTTATGAATCTCAAACAAGTCCTTGGCATTCAAAGTGAAACTTCATTGACGTCATTGTCAAGGCTTCGGAAAATTCATTCACAAACCAGGACCATTATTGTTTAAGAAGAAAACGATAAAAAAGCGCTATGACACAAATCCGTACCGGCATAAGAAGGCACACAGAAGTCTTTGTGGCCAATCACGCACTGTTTGAAGCGTGTTAACGCGGTGCAGTGGTGCACATGTGCGATAAGCGAATTTAATCAATCAGCGCGGAAATGAAGTTCATTGAGAAGGAAGAAATTAGAACACATCTTTGACTATGAGCGCAGCGCTGCGAGTTTTCCTGCAGCGAATCCACAGGAATTGGTATAAAAGCGCTGCGAATACTTGCAGGAGGTCAGTCAAGTCAAAGCCATCCGCTCGACAAGGACAATCGCAACAAACACAAAAGCATCACTACTATTTCATCCAAAGCACAAGAGTTCGCGAATATACTGAACCAAGTGGTAAATAAAATGGGTTTCAGGTTTTGGCAGTTGCAAGCAACTGTCCTTTACCTGTTAGTAGCAACTAGTTTCGCTCATGAGGAATTACGCACTTGTGAAGACAACGATTACTTTGTATGTTTAAACAGCGCCACGACCAAATATTCAAGCAACGGTGAAATTTGGGTACGAGGAAACATTGAATTCTCAAAACAGTCGGGTTTAGAGCGTCCAGAACCTCAACGGTATTATGATTATGTTGATCGCACAGAATCTCGAGACTATTCAAATCGGGCTAACAACCGTGAAGTTAAACAGCGTGCTGTTAACCAACAGGAGCGACTAGAAAACGTTAGACATTTGGATAACCACGAAGAACAGCACGAAATTACAATGCACTTTGATAACCGACAGGAGTCACAAGAAATTACAAGACGTGTTGATGACCGTCAGGAACGACGAGAAACTTCAATGCGCCGCGATGAACAGCCAGAACGACGGGAGATTACAAGACGTGTTGATGATCGGGAAGAACGACGAGAAACTTCAATGCGCCGTGATGAACAACCAGAACGACGAGAGATTACAAGACGTGTTGATGACCGCGAGGAACGCCGAGCCATTGAAATGCGTCTAGATGACCGACAGGAACAACGAGAGATTTCAAGACGTCTTGATGATCGTGAAGACCGACGAGAAACATCAATGCGGCGTGATGAACAACCAGAACGACGAGAGATTACAAGACGTGTTGATGACCGCGAGGAGCGCCAAGCCATTGAAATGCGTCTAGATGACCGACAGGAACAACGGGAGATTTCAAGACGTGTTGATGATCGTGAAGAACGACGAGAAACATCAATGCGCCGTGATGAACAACCAGAACGACGAGAGATTACAAGACGTGTTGATGACCGCGAGGAGCGCCAAGCCATTGAAATGCGTCTTGATGACCGACAGGAACAACGAGAGATTTCAAGACGTGGTGATGATCGCGAAGAACGACGAGAAACTTCAATGCGCCGTAATGAACTACCAGAACGACGAGAGATTACAAGACGTGTTGATGACCGTGAGGAACGCCGAGCCATCGAAATGCGTCTAGATGACCGACAGGAACAACTAGAGATTTCAAGACGTGTTGATGATCGTGAAGAACGACGAGAAACATCAATGCGCCGTGATGAACAACCAGAACGACGAGAGATTACAAGACGTGTTGATGACCGCGAGGAACGCCGAGCCATCGAAATGCGTCTAGATGACCGACAGGAACAACGAGAGATTTCAAGACGTGTTGATGATCGTGAAGAACGACGAGAAACATCAATGCGCCGTGATGAACAACCAGAACGACGAGAGATTACAAGACGTGTTGATGACCGCGAGGAACGCCGAGCTATTGAAATGCGTCTTGATGACCGACAGGAACAACGAGAGACTTCAAGGCATGTTGATGATCGCGAGGAACGACGAGAAACATCAATGCGCCGTGATGAACAACCAGAACGACGAGAGATTACAAGACGTGTTGATGACCGCGAGGAACGCCGAGCCATTGAAATGCGTCTTGATGACCGACAGGAACAACGGGAGACTTCAGGACGTGTTGATGATCGTAAAGAAAGACGTGAAACATCAATGCGCCGTGATGAACAACCAGAAGGACGAGAGATTACACGACGTGTTGATGACCGCGAGGAACGCCGAGCCATCGAAATGCATGTAGATGACCGACGGCAAAAGTCAAAGCGCTTTGATGTCAGAGAGGAACAGAATGATATTGCTAGGCGTAGTAGTCGTCAGGTATGGCATGATCGTATAGAAAGTCGTGATGATTCATGGGTAGAGAGAAGTCGTTTAGAAAATGAACCCTCAGAAATTGTGGTACGTGAGCTTTCTCGTGGAATTGACATCCGAGTATTTGAACAGTTGCAAAGGCAATCTACTGCTAATGAAGTGAAATCCAGCCCACTGACCAGGACTAACGTAAATTGGAAACATGGATACATATTACTTGGACAAGGAACAATTTTGGCTTTTGCCCTAATGAAGGCGCTAAAGGACTATGAGTTTAAAATAAAGTACGTGTAATTGGCTCATTGGTTTTCagtctttttaattaattaattttttgatttcaggAGAGTTTCACATCAACACATTGGTGATTCAGCATTTCTCAtaggattttaaaaatacataccaGCTACCAGAATGACGAACAATGAAACCGATTACTTGGCTTACgaattgtaaataatataaagtgTACCTAAAGCAAATCTGCGAAATCGCTGT
The DNA window shown above is from Bactrocera tryoni isolate S06 chromosome 4, CSIRO_BtryS06_freeze2, whole genome shotgun sequence and carries:
- the LOC120775173 gene encoding trichohyalin-like; the encoded protein is MGFRFWQLQATVLYLLVATSFAHEELRTCEDNDYFVCLNSATTKYSSNGEIWVRGNIEFSKQSGLERPEPQRYYDYVDRTESRDYSNRANNREVKQRAVNQQERLENVRHLDNHEEQHEITMHFDNRQESQEITRRVDDRQERRETSMRRDEQPERREITRRVDDREERRETSMRRDEQPERREITRRVDDREERRAIEMRLDDRQEQREISRRLDDREDRRETSMRRDEQPERREITRRVDDREERQAIEMRLDDRQEQREISRRVDDREERRETSMRRDEQPERREITRRVDDREERQAIEMRLDDRQEQREISRRGDDREERRETSMRRNELPERREITRRVDDREERRAIEMRLDDRQEQLEISRRVDDREERRETSMRRDEQPERREITRRVDDREERRAIEMRLDDRQEQREISRRVDDREERRETSMRRDEQPERREITRRVDDREERRAIEMRLDDRQEQRETSRHVDDREERRETSMRRDEQPERREITRRVDDREERRAIEMRLDDRQEQRETSGRVDDRKERRETSMRRDEQPEGREITRRVDDREERRAIEMHVDDRRQKSKRFDVREEQNDIARRSSRQVWHDRIESRDDSWVERSRLENEPSEIVVRELSRGIDIRVFEQLQRQSTANEVKSSPLTRTNVNWKHGYILLGQGTILAFALMKALKDYEFKIKRVSHQHIGDSAFLIGF